Proteins from a single region of Psilocybe cubensis strain MGC-MH-2018 chromosome 3, whole genome shotgun sequence:
- a CDS encoding Dolichyl-diphosphooligosaccharide--protein glycosyltransferase 48 kDa subunit, with product MTGRSLGGPADGIPPQAECFRQRVTSLGALEPMFSLRRLLAVSLGLAGLVNAKSSTGNAVLVVVEPTRQGDFSIFFDGLKNQGYDLTFRAPKDEAPAIIQYDEASFAHVVILASETKNFAKDITPQSLISLLDLKTNLIVALSTKQTPLSSLAPEFSLVLPPPGTPLISYFPKRDEPASLIPITPSKYDATNILSKNLAPIWFSGVPQSLGNNPLLVPILHAPPQSFASEVDGGSADALVDSAEKGGEGLWAGSQLGVVTGFQTLTGARITWLGGADVFSDEYARKEVSKGVPSGNTQFARDVVAWTFQESLVLRVDKVEHHRQNETEAKELYTTNDQLVYSIYISKFNAKKDTWEPYSGIKDLQLEFTMLDPHVRTSLPPVPGTPGKYSTSFRAPDRHGVFKFVVDYKRKGWSHLHSSTTVPVVPPRHDGYPRFLSAAWPYYAGAISTSVAFFLFSAIWLAGEVKEGAKRSVKSGKTE from the exons ATGACCGGTCGGAGTTTAGGCGGTCCAGCCGATGGCATTCCGCCCCAAGCCGAATGTTTCCGACAGCGCGTTAC GTCTCTAGGAGCTTTGGAACCCATGTTCTCTCTTAGGAGACTTCTAGCTGTCTCTCTGGGTCTGGCCGGTCTCGTAAATGCAAAATCCAGCACTGGTAATGCAGTCCTGGTCGTGGTAGAACCCACACGCCAAGGCGATTTCTCCATATTCTTTGACGGATTGAAAA ATCAAGGTTATGACTTGACCTTCCGTGCGCCCAAGGACGAAGCACCGGCCATTATTCAGTATGACGAGGCATCATTTGCTCACGTCGTTATCCTCGCTTCAGAGACCAAAA ACTTTGCAAAGGATATCACTCCACAATCCCTCATTTCACTCCTTGACCTCAAAACCAACCTAATTGTTGCTCTCTCAACGAAGCAAACCCCATTAAGTTCCCTGGCGCCTGAATTCTCCTTGGTACTCCCTCCCCCCGGCACACCGCTCATCTCTTACTTCCCAAAACGCGATGAGCCAGCCTCACTTATCCCAATTACACCTTCCAAGTACGACGCGACGAACATCCTGAGCAAAAACTTGGCTCCGATCTGGTTCTCAGGCGTTCCCCAATCACTCGGTAACAACCCTCTCCTCGTCCCCATTCTGCATGCACCACCCCAGAGCTTTGCGTCTGAGGTAGACGGCGGCTCTGCAGACGCACTTGTTGATTCTGCGGAAAAGGGAGGCGAAGGCCTGTGGGCCGGAAGCCAACTCGGCGTGGTGACAGGTTTCCAAACTCTTACTGGTGCCAGGATCACCTGGTTGGGCGGCGCAGATGTGTTCAGCGATGAATATGCTCGCAAGGAAGTGTCAAA GGGCGTTCCTTCCGGAAATACTCAGTTCGCGCGTGACGTAGTAGCCTGGACTTTCCAGGAATCGCTTGTATTGCGTGTCGACAAAGTTGAGCATCACCGCCAGAACGAAACAGAAGCGAAGGAGCTCTACACTACCAACGATCAACTA GTGTACAGCATTTACATTTCCAAGTTTAACGCGAAGAAGGATACCTGGGAGCCATACTCAGGCATCAAGGACCTCCAGCTTGAATTCACGATGCTCGACCCACATGTCCGCACCAGCCTTCCTCCCGTCCCAGGTACACCAGGAAAATACTCCACCTCATTCCGAGCCCCAGACAGGCACGGTGTGTTCAAATTCGTCGTTGACTACAAACGCAAGGG ATGGAGTCACCTGCACAGCTCGACGACCGTGCCTGTGGTGCCCCCGCGCCACGACGGATACCCCCGCTTCTTGTCGGCGGCGTGGCCATACTATGCAGGTGCAATTAGCACCAGCGTCGcgttcttcctcttctctgcCATCTGGCTGGCGGGAGAGGTCAAGGAGGGCGCGAAACGCTCTGTGAAATCTGGTAAGACCGAGTGA
- a CDS encoding 3-phytase A, whose translation MTNRPDIEAGAAGQMPNDYDANDTETESLLPTTRPEEDVLLHSPKKSRSTFHDKACGQPRFGVLHITGAFVLGTIATLAAQYAICGSSCFTGGQQGSRSASAYSHQNQEVVTALAPPWVGSTESHQFPPPNPTNAFPSLFPSDVGYAGPTPTGAEAGVIATAPAYPMHTGQCSHELLKPASLYGEAKKDPEHNEAKGKKSKFNLFRSWGNLSPWYSVDRGRFGVDSSPDVPETCRVTGLHFLHRHGARYPTAWASFGGPAKLGRKLHRSPESWNASGDLEFLNGWTYKLGEEILTPFGRQQLYDLGISLRIKYGFLLQNFTEKNTLPVFRTESQDRMLASAQNFAVGFFGYPLDGQYQQSITIEEDGFNNTLSPYKTCPNAKIIHKSERGQWYIKRWANIYLKEAQKRLQKQLHGIDLTIEETYMMQQLCPYETVALGYSKFCELFTEEEWEGFNYALDLQFWYGSAFGSPVARVQGIGYVQEMVARLTNTPIQTHNSSTNATLNDNPITFPLGQSLYVDATHEVVVLNIITALNLTSFAGSGPLPYTHMDPNRTFRVSELAPFATNVQFQLLECTSTPGQQIRVIINDGVVPLTGIRGCPEQKDGMCPVDTFVAAQKEIIKEVDWLYDCHGDWTVPEGTEWETVIGSPPKRA comes from the exons ATGACCAACAGACCCGACATTGAAGCGGGTGCCGCTGGGCAAATGCCCAACGACTATGATGCCAATGATACCGAGACAGAGTCTCTCCTTCCAACCACACGGCCTGAAGAAGATGTGTTGTTGCATTCACCGAAGAAGTCAAGGTCCACCTTCCACGATAAAGCCTGTGGACAACCAAGGTTCGGAGTTTTGCATATAACTGGGGCGTTTGTGCTGGGCACTATTGCGACACTGGCTGCGCAGTACGCCATTTGCGGGTCCAGCTGTTTCACAGGAGGACAGCAAGGTTCGCGTTCGGCTTCTGCGTATTCGCATCAGAACCAGGAAGTTGTCACCGCGCTAGCACCGCCGTGGGTCGGATCCACTGAGTCGCACCAGTTCCCCCCTCCCAATCCAACGAACGCGTTCCCTTCGTTGTTCCCTTCTGATGTAGGCTATGCCGGCCCAACACCCACGGGAGCAGAGGCTGGAGTTATCGCGACAGCTCCTGCATACCCAATGCATACGGGTCAGTGCTCGCATGAGCTCCTGAAGCCCGCGTCGCTGTACGGAGAGGCGAAGAAGGATCCGGAACATAACGAAGCGAAGGGAAAGAAATCCAAATTCAACTTGTTCCGTAGCTGGGGCAATCTTTCCCCGTGGTATAGCGTTGACAGAGGCCGTTTTGGCGTGGATTCTAGCCCTGATGTTCCAGAGACATGTCGGGTTACAGGGTTGCATTTCTTGCATAGACACGGCGCCAGGTATCCTACAGCGTGGG CAAGCTTCGGTGGTCCTGCCAAGTTGGGAAGGAAACTTCATAGATCTCCAGAATCCTGGAATGCGTCTGGAGATCTCGAATTTTTGAATGGATG GACCTATAAACTTGGAGAAGAGA TCTTGACACCATTTGGAAGGCAGCAACTTT ATGATCTTGGAATCTCACTACGAATCAAATATGGGTTCCTGCTGCAG AACTTCACTGAGAAGAACACGCTTCCTGTGTTCAGAACTGAATCTCA AGATCGCATGCTTGCTTCTGCCCAAAACTTTGCAGTTGGGTTCTTTGGTTACCCTCTTGATGGTCAATACCAGCAGAGTATTACAATCGAAGAGGACGGG TTCAACAACACGCTATCTCCTTACAAGACGTGTCCTAATGCCAAAATTATCCACAAGTCGGAGCGAGGACAATGGTACATCAAGCGCTGGGCAAATATCTACCTCAAAGAAGCCCAAAAGCGATTGCAAAAACAGTTGCATGGCATTGATCTGACAATTGAAGAGACATACATGATGCAACAGCTTTGTCCATACGAG ACTGTGGCCCTTGGATACTCCAAGTTCTGTGAGCTGTTCACCGAAGAAGAGTGGGAGGGATTCAACTATGC ACTCGATTTGCAATTCTG GTATGGGTCTGCGTTTGGTTCACCCGTCGCTCGCGTGCAGGGCATTGGTTACGTCCAGGAAATGGTTGCTCGTCTAACCAACACACCCATCCAAACGCACAACTCTTCCACTAACGCCACATTAAATGACAACCCCATTACATTCCCTCTTGGCCAGAGTCTGTATGTCGATGCCACCCACGAAGTTGTCGTTTTAAACA TCATTACTGCCCTCAACTTAACTTCGTTCGCCGGATCAGGACCTCTTCCTTATACACATATGGACCCCAATCGTACATTTAGGGTCTCCGAACTCGCTCCGTTCGCCACGAATGTCCAATTCCAAC TTCTGGAATGTACGTCGACCCCAGGCCAACAGATCAGGGTGATCATCAACGACGGCGTCGTGCCACTCACAGGCATCCGCGGATGTCCCGAGCAGAAGGACGGCATGTGCCCAGTGGACACCTTCGTCGCAGCACAGAAGGAGATCATCAAGGAGGTCGACTGGCTATACGACTGTCATGGCGATTGGACGGTCCCGGAAGGTACTGAGTGGGAGACTGTTATCGGCTCGCCGCCGAAGCGAGCTTAA
- a CDS encoding Adenylate kinase gives MGASEELEYLKSLVNQLNEKIAALESKAKAPAPAKTPAQQLRTILIGPPGAGKGTQAPRIRDDFCVCHLATGDMLREQVQQKTPLGIQAKKIMDAGGLVSDEIMVGMIQDQLDNNKSCKNGFVLDGFPRTVPQAQKLDGMLEKRGEKLDSVVQLLIDDQLLISRITGRLIHAPSGRTYHKEFHPPKKPNVDDVTGEPLIQRSDDNVETLRKRLGAFHAQTGPVVDYYKAKGLWHGIDAAQSPSVVWDNLKSIFVGRK, from the exons ATGGGTGCCTCTGAGGAACTAGAATATCTCAAGTCGCTGGTCAATCAGCTAAATGAGAAGATCGCTGCTTTGGAGTCGAAGGCGAAAGCTCCTGCGCCAGCCAAAACGCCAGCCCAGCAATTGAGGACCATCCTTATTGGCCCTCCTGGTGCAG GCAAGGGAACTCAGGCGCCTAGAATTCGTGATGATTTCTGTGTCTGCCACTTGGCCACCGGGGATATGTTGCGTGAACAGGTCCAGCAAAAGACCCCACTCGGAATTCAGGCGAAGAAAATCATGGATGCTGGGGGACTCGTCTCTGACGAAATTATGGTTGGCATGATCCAGGACCAGTTGGACAACAACAAAAGCTGTAAGAATGG CTTTGTGCTCGACGGATTCCCCCGAACTGTACCACAAGCCCAAAAACTTGATGGCATGCTCGAAAAGCGCGGCGAGAAGCTTGACTCTGTTGTTCAGCTGCTCATCGACGATCAACTTCTCATTTCACGTATTACTGGCCGTCTGATCCACGCTCCCAGTGGTCGTACATACCACAAGGAATTCCA CCCACCGAAGAAGCCCAACGTCGATGACGTAACCGGTGAACCGCTTATCCAGCGTTCCGACGACAATGTCGAGACTCTCCGTAAGCGTCTTGGTGCTTTCCACGCGCAAACAGGACCTGTAGTGGATTACTATAAGGCCAAGGGTCTCTGGCACGGGATCGATGCTGCTCAATCACCAAGCGTTGTCTGGGACAATCTCAAATCTATCTTCGTCGGTAGAAAGTAG